The genomic stretch CTTGACCGCGCATGCGCATTTACTGAGTAGTTAAAAGTTTAGTATTGAATGCAGAAAACTTTTTGTTAACAGAATTTATAGCAAAAAATAGAGCTTTATATATTTCACATGTCAGTTAAAAGCTTTAAAGTCTCAATTTAGAAAATGTTGTATTAAATGCATACATTAGAAGCGCACTGCTGTTAACTACGGTGCGTTTAAAATCACGTCGCCCTGCGCCAACCGCTACGATAGGCCTACCtcaagtactgcgagagcgatttTTAAGCACATAGTTCACATcgatctcgcggtactttgatgtcatgatCGATTAGGCTGCGAAgcaccgcatgaagtcgaacgtCACATGGTCAAACCGGAAAAAAGATTTCACCGCAGCATCCGCTTTTCAGAAAGTGATAACAACAATGTAAATTGACGGCGATATCTATGAACTATTAAGGTATTCAGCTAATCCAGCTGGTTGATTTAATTTTTGGCGTTTTATTCTATTTTTattctatttttttatgtcagtgAGAGGAAAAATGTAGCTCCTTTTAAGGCATGTTGACTCCCTGCCAGATTATAACTGTCTTCGTAAAAATTGCAACATGATTCAGTAATCATTACCCCGCGGCATTTAATAATAAACCCAACTACACTAGGGATTGAGGTGCGTCATACAGTCATTTGGCTGGAGTTATTTCTCGGCACCTCACCAGCAGCGATACAGAAGTTTAgtgttctcattttttattattcgAATAACTTAAGCTACGGTTTGCAGTCTTTAATGAAATAGCACACACTGAGATACATTGTGCAGTGCCATAAGGATACCCAAACATTGAAAGAAGTTACAAATATGATACCCAGCAGCGCTGCCCTGTCCTGTCCTGCAGTATCGCTGTCCAACGGACTCGACATTCCTATCCTCGGTTTAGGTAAGTAAAGCCTGGACATATGGacatatactgataaaatgccATACACCAAATGCATAAAGATATGCAACGTAAACATGTTGGTCATTttttgtttgtaatttctttcgAAAGCCTACATATGCACaaaacacactgcaaaaaattattttcaagaaaaacatcttagtattttgtcaagttttcagtaaaaatatcaaaaaattcttaaattaaaatgttttttcttgatgtgcaaaacgacccaagaaaagaAGTCTAATTTTCAGACcagaaatatcaaatttaagtgattttgtgcataaaacaagcaagaaAATCTGCCATTGAGGTAAgcaaacatttttcttaaacactaaattcaagaaaaattcaagaaaaatgtgcttaccccattggcagatttgtttgcttgttttatgcacaaaatcacttaaattttatatttttggtctaaaaacttttcttgggtcgttttgcacatcaagaaaaatcatcttattttaagaatttttatatatttttactaaaaacaagacaaaaatactaagaaaatgttttcttgaaaataattttttgcagtgcaccgGTCAAATCTTTGCCAGTGGCTGAAAGTTACCATTCATtaaacaatacaaatattaacaaataaatatgtcATTAAATATCTGTCCTTACATCATTGGTCAGATAGCATTTGACTCTTCCTTTAAAATGCTATTTCTTCACATTTTCATGGCAACTTTTTCATCCCAGATGGGAGGAAGCATCGCTCCTGCAGAAaatctggactcttatttgctTTGAAACtcttgtattttgtgaatgattCCTGTGACCTCTTGATCAGGTACATCTCATAATGGAGGCTACAGTCATGAGGCAGTAGTGTACGCTCTACAGCAATGTGGCATAAGACATATAGATACAGCGAAGCGTTACGGTTGTGAAGAGGCTTTGGGGAAGGCTCTGGCTGAAAGTGGAGTACCACGAGAAGAAATCTGGCTTACTACCAAACTGTGGCCTGGAGACTACGGCTACCAGAGCGCCAAACAAGCCTGCCGAGCCTCGTGTGCCAGACTGGGAGTGGATTATTTAGGTAAAAGTCATGTTAGGTCAGAGGTACCGGTTTTTTAACACGTCAGGGATTACATTCCTTGACAGTGTCGCTTGTTCGTCTGTTGCtgattttaatacatttgaatTGTTTCATCACAGACTTGTTTCTGATGCATTGGCCCGAAGGCATGGCTTCAGGTCGTTCTAACAGTGAGGTTCGAGCAGAGACGTGGAGAGCTCTGGAAGATCTTTATGATGAAGGTTAAGGGCGGCTCATTCTGTTGTTTTAACCATTAGTTAATCTTTACTATAAGTATCTTAAGCAACATCCACTGAACTATGTTGCAGGTTTGTGTCGTGCCATCGGAGTAAGTAACTTTCTCACCTGTCACTTGAATGAGTTGAAAGATGTTGGTGGAGTTGTTCCTCATGTTAACCAGGTACGACTGTCTGAATGAGAGATTTGATTACACTTTTATACATCTGTAACGTACGGTCACTTGACTTCTTTATAAAACTCTATTAGACTCATGACTAGGATCGAATCACAGCCATGCTGAAATTCAGTTTAACAGCACTATTTCTAGTGTTAAATGATTTGTGTGAATTGTATATGATTTACTCGCAGGTGGAGTTTCATCCTTTCCAGCAGCCAATGGAACTGCATAAGTATTGCCAAAAGGAGGGTATTGTGTTTGAAGGCTACTGTCCTCTGGCCAAAGGTCAGGCCCTCACCAACCCTGTGATTCTTCAACTGGCCCAGAAATACGGACGCAGCGCATCCCAAATCTGCATCCGCTGGAGCATACAGGTGCAGATTTTGCTCAAATTTTATTTGCTGTATAATATACACTattacagtggttctcaatctcGGTCTTAACCACTCCATGTTTTTAAATTCTTCCCATAAAAATCagctgatttaactcatcagtcCTCTCCCAGGAGAGGCTTGTTAGACTTCATGGGGTGCTGCGCCGAATGATCAGCATGTGACATCACAGTCTTTTACTCTCGAATGGCTCTCGTGGTACTGTGATGTTACATGCCAGTCGGTCTAGGTGGCAACAAACCTTTCTACCTTTTAAACACACAAGCTGGTGAGTTGAATCAAGTGGGACATCTTAAACATTTTGGGAGGGTTGGGCACCGGGGgactggaattgagaaacaCTACATTAACTGCATTAAAATAGTGTGTTGTGTAATGTGAAACTTATTTCATGGTTATgatgttattcattcatttaattaTGTCTTGTCAGAATGGAGTTGTCACAATTCCAAAGTCCACCAAACCAGCAAGAATTCTTGAAAACTGTCAAGTAAGTTTTAACCATTAACAAGAAACTGCTATTTTCAGCTATCCGTTAAAAAACATATGTTCTTTGTAATAAGTTAAGCGATTGTAGCCATATCTTGTTTATTGATGTTAAACCTGTCAGATTCACTCTAATGTTGTGCTTGCATGGTTAGCCTAAAATGAAATAAGATAAAGGGGCTGTTTagtggacagggcttatcctagtcccagactaaaatgcatgtttgagctgccttgaTTCCTAAACACCTTGCACTGACTTATCTTAacatatacagtcttgttcaaaataatagcagtacaatgtgactaaccagaataatcaaggtttttagtatatttttttattgctacgtggcaaacaagttaccagtaggttcagtagattctcagaaaacaaatgagacccagcattcatgatatgcacgctcttaaggctgtgcaattgggcaattagttgaattagttgaaaggggtgtgttcaaaaaaatagcagtgtggcattcaatcactgaggtcatcaattttgtgaagaaacagctgtgaatcaggtggcccctatttaaggatgaagccaacacttgttgaacatgcatttgaaagctgaggaaaatgggtcgttcaagacattgttcagaagaacagcgtactttgattaaaaagttgattggagaggggaaaacctataaagaggtgcaaaaaatgataggctgttcagctaaaatgatcgcCAATgtcttaaaatggagagcaaaaccagagagacgtggaagaaaacggaagacaaccatcaaaatggatagaagaataaccagaatggcaaaggctcagccaatgatcacctccaggatgatcaaagacagtctggagttacctgaaagtactgtgacagtaagaagacgtctgtgtgaagctaatctattttcaagaatcccccgcaaagtccctctgttaaaaaaaaaggcatgtgcagaagaggttacaatttgacaaagaacacatcaactggccttaagagaaatggaggaacattttgtggactgatgagagtaaaattgttctttttgggtccaagggccacaggcagtttgtgagacgacccccaaactctgaattcaagccacagtacacagtgaagacagtgaagcatggagcatgatatgggcatgtttctcctactatggtgttgggcctatttatcgcataccagggatcatggatcagtttgcatatgttaaaatacttgaagaggtcatgttgccctatgctgaagaggacatgcccttgaaatggttgtttcaacaagacaatgacccaaaacacactagtaaacgggcaaagtcttggttccaaaccaacaaaattaatgttatggagtggccagcccaatctccagaccttaatccaattgagaacttgtggggtgatatcaaaaatgctgtttcggaagcaaaaccaagaaatgtgaatgaatggttaaagaatcatggagtggaataactgctgagaggtgccacaagttggttgactccatgccacacagatgtcaagcagttttaaaaaactgtggtcatacaactaaatattagtttagtgattcacaggattgctaaatcccagaaaaaaaatgtttgtacaaaatagttttgagtttgtacagtcaaaggtagacactgctatttttttgaacacacccctttcaactaattgcccaattgcacagccttaagagcgtgcatatcatgaatgctgggtcttgtttgttttctgagaatctactgaacctactggtaacttgtttgccacgtagcaataaaaaatatactaaaaaccttgattattctggttagtcacattgtactgctattattttgaacaagactgtatatcagtgccatttgcacaccagtatttttttgtaataatataactaaggcttaGCTATGGATtattctaaaccctgtctgggaaactgccccaaaaAGTTTAGCTGTGTATGGAATGACAGATACTGTACATACAAACTAACAATCATCTGTGTGTCCCTGACCTGTAGTGTGCTGTAACTGTGAGTTAAAGTCTGGTGTTCATTAATTTCTCTTTGAGATCATCCTTTTTTGAACACAGTTCATGTCTGTCTATGATTTTACTTTGATCTTGTGTCACTGCTGCTGTGCAGGTGTTTGAGTTCAGGTTGGATGATTCAGACATGGCAGCGATAAGTTTGTTGCATGATGGGAGACATGTAAGCTGGGACCCAACTCATGTGGAATGACCATGAAAAGCTTTAAGAATACCACCTGCTCAGGTGAGCTTGGGAGATAAACTGGAGATGATGAATAGGGctgtcaaataaaaaattaaagtttgtgtttgcataatatatttatgtgtgtattGTGTTATTATTAAGTGtacaaaatacaaatacaaaatctaaataaaggtataaacatgtaaatgtttcttaaatacatacgtTCATGGAtgcatatgtgtgtatttatatagaaaataattacacacagtggaCACAAATTTATAGtatgcaaaaaaaacttttattttgtatgcgattaatcttttgacagccctaatggtAAATCAGTTTAACAGTAAGCTATTTGATGACAATGATAAAAATGGTTGGGAATTgagtttttgttttgtggttATAAAAGGCCTATCATTCTTGTACTTAAAAGCACATACAATTATATGGGTACAAAAGGAAGGATGATCTCAAAGACCATATTTTCTCTAACAGTTATTTATTGGAGCTTATCTATATATGTTGATTCATGTCAATTCTCTACAGGTTTTTGGGTTCACACTTACAGAGGAGGATATGAATCGAATGAGGAGGTTACACACTAATCAGAAACTAATTCATCTCACTTATCCCATCTGGAAAGGATAACCTTTAGGGATTTGCTTTTCTGATATATGGtactcttttaaaatcaatgatcTGATTTTACTAGAGGCTGTTGTTTATGAAAGCAATCTGTCAGTGCAGGggattttttttctgaatgcTGCTGATGTCACACGTGcctttttaaatgacagagaATTGTGTTGTTTAATTATGTTGTAATAAACCTGGAGTGGATGTCGAGGGACAAGACATTTGGGATGTTTAGCAGAAATGCAAAGCTCATATATGTTGAAATGCTTATATGAAAGTAAGTTTTTTCAATAAAGTTTGATCTGTTAAGTTGTACAAATAGTCTTTAGTAGTGGGACTACTGTTGCTGATGGGTGAACCTATGACAGTAGTCTTAACATTAATACAAATGAGCAATTCCAGCATTATGGGTGTAACATTTGCAGCCAAAACTTGAAATATAATTGCTCAGAGAATCAGAAAAACAACACATCTTGGGGTGgcttcccagacagggattagcttaaaccagaactaggccttagtttaattaggaaatataactagttttaacataaaacattacttgtgtgtactttgaaacaaaacaaagggcactgatgtattttaagatatgtgagtgcaagttgttttcagtttttacagcttttacatttattttagtctaggactgcTCTCTGAATccatgtccgggaaaccgcccccttGTGTCCAGTTGAGGACAACACgtttattattggaacaacacattttgtgttgttttaactcctcttgtgttgtccctttgatatatttgaacacaaaatcaacaatgtgttaaatagcaaaacacaaaacaaagtgtaaaaatgaacacatcctttcttattAGAGTGACTCATGTTTTCTATTTTAGATGAGGGAAACATGCATGCTTCATGGATGTGACGTAAACGGACACACGTTCCTACTTTGTAGGAATTCTGTAAATTTAAAGGCACTACCCAGAAGCAATAATACCCAACGAAGGGTAAAGGACAAATAttgattttattatatatttgtatgtgcaTTTATGAGGAAGAAATAATGTCATGGACGTAAGATATCCGAAATGTGCATTTGTATTGAAAATCAAAGtgttgaaaataataaaaaaaggctTTAAAATACTTTAACAGAGACATTGCATGGGTATTTAACCCGTTAACCGGCGCTGTCCCGTGAGTTTACttcaatatatttaatgtaaatgtcaatctatcacaacaaactatatattgttcgaaaggtctaagaatgtaGCTTTCATAattcaaaaccttttagcagtaataatgaTGCAGGAACtgtcatttattcatttgtgacaagagAATGCAGCAAATCAACACaatttatattatacattttatgtattaaaaataatactgtattgcattttttatttattacaaataaatgtaaactgatatataaaaaaaaatgttttcacctccagacacttcCGTAAAAACCCTTAAAGtgcagggctcaacgcaaataatttttttatactggccaggtcgggccagtggttcaggttttcactggccccaataaaaaatgtcagtgtcacatatttaaaagtcaaatataattggatacatatacaacagacatgttccaacgataaaaggctcccaacttttctgctttaccaATAAATTGAcagcaaactgtgcaaaatattgaatagtttctttcgtcgtgttttacccaagtaaatgtctgcttccaagatgttaaataatatacattaatgaaaatatattttagtgactgagggtgaagtactggcccgaacgtctctcacACTTGCCActgggcagtcctttatgttgagccctgaagtgtcttctttaaaaatgaccaaaattaGGCTTCTAGCCGAAAAAAAAGCCAGttatatattaatttgaatgtgTACATCACCTTTT from Paramisgurnus dabryanus chromosome 6, PD_genome_1.1, whole genome shotgun sequence encodes the following:
- the LOC135750349 gene encoding uncharacterized oxidoreductase ZK1290.5 isoform X1; protein product: MIPSSAALSCPAVSLSNGLDIPILGLGTSHNGGYSHEAVVYALQQCGIRHIDTAKRYGCEEALGKALAESGVPREEIWLTTKLWPGDYGYQSAKQACRASCARLGVDYLDLFLMHWPEGMASGRSNSEVRAETWRALEDLYDEGLCRAIGVSNFLTCHLNELKDVGGVVPHVNQVEFHPFQQPMELHKYCQKEGIVFEGYCPLAKGQALTNPVILQLAQKYGRSASQICIRWSIQNGVVTIPKSTKPARILENCQVFGFTLTEEDMNRMRRLHTNQKLIHLTYPIWKG
- the LOC135750349 gene encoding uncharacterized oxidoreductase ZK1290.5 isoform X2, with product MIPSSAALSCPAVSLSNGLDIPILGLGTSHNGGYSHEAVVYALQQCGIRHIDTAKRYGCEEALGKALAESGVPREEIWLTTKLWPGDYGYQSAKQACRASCARLGVDYLDLFLMHWPEGMASGRSNSEVRAETWRALEDLYDEGLCRAIGVSNFLTCHLNELKDVGGVVPHVNQVEFHPFQQPMELHKYCQKEGIVFEGYCPLAKGQALTNPVILQLAQKYGRSASQICIRWSIQNGVVTIPKSTKPARILENCQVFEFRLDDSDMAAISLLHDGRHVSWDPTHVE